In Deltaproteobacteria bacterium, the DNA window GACTGTGCCCCAAAAGATGGTTGAATAAAAACAGGGATGTTTAAATCTGATATGAAATATGCATTCTTTTTAGGCTGTACGGTCCCGGTCCGGAATCTGAATTACGAGCTATCCGCCCGCCTGGTGGCCCGGAAATTGGGGATGGAGTTGGTCGATCTGGAAGCGTTCCAGTGTTGCGGCTTTCCTCTGAAATCGATCAATTTTTTTGAATCGTTGGTGATTGCTGCCGCCAATCTGGCCCTGGCCGAGCAGGCCGCTTTGCCGGTCTGCACCTTATGCAGTGCCTGCGGGGGCTCCTTAAGCGAAGCCGATCACCTGCTCAGACACAACAGCCCGTTAAAAGAACAGGTTAATGACCGCCTGAAGGTATTGGGTCTGGAATACCAAGGGACCGGGGAAGTCAAACATTTCATCCGCATCCTCTATGAGGATCTGGGGCTTGAAAAGATAAAAGAGAAGATCGTACGGCCTTTGACCGGTTTTAGCTTTGCCCCCCATTACGGGTGTCATTATTTCAAACCGGCCGAGACCGCCGGCGGGATTGACCCGGTGGAAACCCCCCAATCCTTAAGCCGGTTGATCGAGGCAACCGGGGCCGAGGCCCTGGCCTACGAAACCTTGCTTAACTGCTGTGGCGGGAGTATTTTAGGGGCCAAGGAAGATCTGGCCAATACCCTGGCCGGGCAGAAGCTGGCGGAGGTGAACCGTTTAGGGGCCACTGGTTTGGTCTTGATCTGCCCCTTTTGTAATGTCATGTTTGAAGGCCAGCAGAAAAAAATAGAGAAGAAACTGGAACAAAAATTGAAAGTGCCGGTCCTTTACTATCCCCAGCTTTTAGGGTTGGCCCTGGGGGCCGGGCCGGATGAACTCGGATTTAAGTTGAATCGAATCAAAGACAAGGAATTCTTAAAATATTTTGACAAGGAGGTCTGACATGGAGATCGAAGGCTATTTTTTTCCGGATGATTTATGGTATGATAAAAACCACTTCTGGGCCCGCATCGATGGAGACCAGGTCGTGATGGGGACAACGGATTTTGCGCAGAAACTGGCCGGTGATATCGGGTATGTGGAAATCCCCGAAGAGGGCCAGAAGGTTCAGCAGGGGAAACCCTTTGGTTCCATCGAATCCGGGAAATGGGTGGGGCGGATCTACGCTGTTTTTTCCGGAAAGGTGACGGTGGTCAATGAAGCCCTGGAAGATGAGCCGGAATTGATCAATTCATCCCCCTATGATCAGGGCTGGATCTGTCAAATCGCTCCGGAAAATCTGGAGGCGGAAAAAGGGAATCTGATGCCGGCTTCGGAATTGAAACCCTTTATTGAAGCCGAGATGGCCAGGGTTAAGGATTTGATGAACAAATAAAATCAGGCGCAAGGCGCAGGGCACAAGGCGTAAGGTAAAAAAAGAAGAAGATTTTCCTTGAACCTTGCGCCTTGTGCCTTGCGCCCGCGATAAAGGAGTGCTGTCATGGGATACATTGAAGAGTTAAAGGCCATCGTTGGTGAGGATAATGTCCATACCGGGAAAATTGATTGTTTCAGTGTCTCCAGGGATCTGTCGGTTCACGAGGGGTTTCCGGAAGCCATCGTTTTCGCCCGTACGACCGAAGAGGTGGTCGGTGTAGTGCGAATAGCCGGGGCACACAAAATTCCGGTGACGCCCCGGGGGGCCGGGACCAGTGTGACCGGCGCGTCCCTGGCCTCTAAGGGCGGTATCCTGCTGGACCTTTCCCGGATGAACAAGATCAAAGAGCTCAATAAAAATGACCGGTATGTGATTGTCGAACCGGGGATCGTCTGCAACGCCCTGAATGCCCAATTGGAACCCACCCACTTTTTCCCTCCCGATCCGGGCAGCGCACCAATCTGCACGGTCGGAGGGATGATCGCCTGTAACGCCAGCGGGGTGCGGGCCGTCAAGTACGGGACCACCCGGGACTACGTCATGGGGTTGGAGGTGGTGCTGGCTGACGGCCGGGTTATTCATACCGGCTCCCTGGCGCCGAAGACCGCCGCCGGTTATGACCTGACCCATCTGTTCGCCTCTTCCGAGGGGACCCTGGGCATCATCACCGCGGCCACTTTGAAAATCCTGGCCAAGCCGCCTTATATCGCCTTTGCCAAGGCCACCTTCCCCTCTGTGAAGGCGGCCGGTGATGCCGTGGAAAAGATGCTGACCTCGGGGATCCGCCCGTCTTCCTGCGAAATCCTGGACGACATGTCGATCGAGGTGGTCAAACAGGCCATGAATCTCGAGTTTGCTCCTGAAGTTAAATGTATTCTGTTCATTGAAATCGACGGCCACAAATTAGAGGTTCAGGATTACATTACCCGGATCGACGTCATCTGCCAGGAGGCGGGAGGGCTGGGAAATGAATGGTCCGATGATCCGGCCAAGCGGCTGGTTATGTGGTCCGCCCGACAGGGTTTGACGCCCTCCCTGTCGCGGATCAAGCCCGGCTACAGGCTCATGCCTATCGTGGAGGATTTCGGCGTGCCCATCAGCCAGATCCCGGCCACGATCGCCGCCATCCAGGAGGTGGGCCGGAAAAATAATATCCCTGTGGCCACCTTCGGTCATATCGGCGACGGTAATCTGCATGCCGTTATCATTATCGATGTGCGGAAGCAAGAGGAGTGGGAGACCATGCGAAAGGTCGCCCAGGGTTTTGTGGACCTTACCCTGAAATTCAATGGCACTCTGACCGCTGAGCACGGTCTGGGAATGGCCAAATCGCCTTATATTAAGACCGAGCTGGGCAACAGCCTGGAGGTCATGGAAGGGATCAAGCAGACCCTGGATCCGGGAAATATCCTCAATCCGGGTAAAATGGGTTTTCAGGACAGTATCCTGGATATCTTCGACCAGTTCGCCTTCGCCCACCTGGTGGAGCACCCGGAAGACCGGCAGAGCTTCGGTGAAAAAATCGATAATGAGATCCTGGCCTGTATCCAGTGCGGATTCTGCCGGGGCGGCTGTCCAACTTACGGCCAGACCGGCCTCGAATCCATGAATGCCCGGGGCCGGGTACTGATGGCCTTTAGTCTGATGAGCGGCCGACTGCAACCCTCGGAAGAAATGGCCACCCGTCTTTTTCAATGCACGAACTGCTTGAACTGCAAGTTCACCTGTCCTTCCAGAGTGGAAGTGGCCGATATCGTCCAGGCGGCCCGTAAACGGTTGGTGGACAGCGGACTTCTTCCGCCGGTATTTCAGAGCAGCGGGAAGAGCATCGCCCAGTACGGCAACCCCTTCGGGGAGCCCAGGGAGAAAAGGACCGATGTCTTCCCGGCTGGCTTTATACCGGCCCAAAAAGGCGCCGAGGTCCTGCTCTTCGGCAGCTGTGTGGGGTCTTACCAGGATATCAACCTGATCCCCAATTTGATGACCATCCTGGATAAGGCCGGCATCTCCTATTCGGCCCTGGGACAGGAAGAAGACTGTTGCGGTTATTTGAGCTACCTGGTGGGGGCCGAGGAAGATTTCAGGAAATGTGTTCAGGCCAATACTCAAAAGTTTGCCGACCTGGGGGTCAAGGAGATCGTCACCAGTTGTCCTGGCTGTTTCCGGACCCTGTCCAAGCTTTATCCGGCTTACGGCGGGGCAGGGGATATCAAGGTCCACCATGTGGTCACTTATCTGAAAGAACTGATGGGCCAGGGGAAGATCCCTTTGAAGGAGAGCAGCCCCATGGTCGTGGCTTATCATGATCCCTGCGATCTTGGGCGTCACATGCAGGTCTTTGAAGAGCCCCGGGATATCTTAAAACAAATCCCCGGCGTACAACTCAATGAATTTAAGATGAATCGCCTCTTAGCCAAGTGCTGCGGCAGCGGGGGTGGGGTTAAGGGTTTTGACAACCCCCTTAGTCAGGAGATTGCCTACCAGCGGGTCCTCCAGGCATTGGAAGTCGGTGCTGAGGTGATCGTTTCCGCCTGCCCCTCCTGCAAGAGCAATTTGACCCAGGGGGCGGCCCGTCTGCGGAAAGAGAAGAAGGGAAAAATCAAAGTTAAGGACATCACCGAGGTCATTGCCAATGCCTTGGCCTAAAAGCAATTCACTTCTGACAGGATTTACCGGATTAATAAAATCCTGTTAATCCTGTCTAACCCAAAAGGATCAACTATGAAAGAATTTCAATCATCCAAACTACTCAAAAAAATCATGGCCGATCATTTTCTGGATATGGATCGGGCCGCCAAAGAGGGAAATCCGAAGATCGCCTGGTGCACCAGTGTCGGTCCGGCCGAGCTCTTGCGGGGCATGGGTTTTTTGGTTTACTTTCCGGAAAACCACGGGGCCATGCTGGGGGCCACCCGGATGGCCACGGATTTTATCCCGTCGACCAATGCCCTCGGCTATTCCCCGGATATTTGTTCGTATCTGACCTGCGATATTGGGTCTTATCTCAAGAAGACGACCCCCCTACAAAAGGCTTATGGGATACAATCCGTTCCCAAGCCCGATGTGCTGGTTTACAATACCAACCAATGCCGGGACGTGAAGGACTGGTTTTCCTGGTATGCCCGGGAACTGAAGGTCCCTTTGATCGGGGTCCATTCTTTTCGAAACATCGGGACCATCACCCAATACGAAATTCAGGATATTGCCGAGCAGATTAAAGGCTTGATCCCGACCCTGGAAGCAGTCAGCGGCCGGAAATTCGATATGGACCGGTTTAAAGAAACGGTACGGTTATCCAGGGATTGTTCCCGACTCTGGCGGGCCACCCTGGAAACCGCTGCGGCCGTCCCATCGCCCTGGACCTTTTTTGATGCCACCATCCACATGGCACCGGCGGTTGTGGCCAGAGGCACCCAGGAGGCGGTGGATTATTATCAGACCTTAATACCCGAATTAAAACAAAGGATCGCAGATGGTGTCGCGGCCGTAGATGGAGAGAGACACCGCCTCTACTGGGAAGGTATGCCGATCTGGGGAAAACTTCGTCCTTTATCCGAACTGCTGGCCTCGTTGAAAACCTGCGTGGTGGCCTCGACCTATTGCAATAGCTGGATCTTCGATCAGCTCGACCCCGATGAGCCCTTTGAAAGCATGGGCCGGGCTTATACCGAGCTGTTTATTGTCAGGGACGAGGCTTATAAGGAACGGTATATTGAAAGCTGTCATCAACTTTTTAAATTCGATGGGATCCTCTTTCACGATGCCAAGACCTGTCCCAACAACTCCAATAATCGGTACGGCATGCCCGAGAGGCTGGCCAAAAAATTAGGCCTGTCCACCCTGACGATTAACGGAGATTTATGCGATTTGCGTTGTTATTCCGAAGAACAGGCCAAAACCCAGATTGAGGCCTTTATTGAACAGTTGGAAGAAAGATAAAAGAAAGGTACAAGGCGTAAGGCTCAAGGTAAAAACGGGGAAATTAAAAGGTCTAACCCTTGTGCCTTGTGCCCTGCGCCTTGCGCCAAAAGAGTTTTTATATGATTTACGCCGGTGTCGATGTAGGCTCGTCTACCACTAAGGTGGTTCTCATGGGCCAGGAGAAAAACCTATTGGGCTGGTCGGTTCAACGGTCGGGAACCGATTTTGCCGCTGTTGCCGAAGCCTGCCTGAAACAGGCCCTGCGCCAGGCCGGGCTGGCCGTAAACCCAAAAGAGATAAAAACCATATCCACCGGATATGGGCGGAAAAATGTCGGTTACACCGACGGAGACAAGACCGAAATCAGTTGTCATGCCCGGGGGTGTTATTATTATTTTCCGGAAGCCATAACCATAATCGATATCGGGGGCCAGGATAATAAGGTCATTCAATTAGATGAAAAAGGCCGGCGGATCAATTTCAAAATGAATCGAAAATGTGCAGCCGGGACCGGTGCTTTTTTGGAAGAGATGGCCTTGCGGCTGAATATCCCTTTGGAAGATTTGAATGATCTGGCCCGGCAATCCCGGGAGGCGGTTGAGCTGGGGAGTTTTTGCACGGTTTTTACGGCTACCGAGGTTTTGGAAAAGATCCGCCATGGGAAAAAAGTGGCCGATATCGTCAAAGGTTTGTTTTTGTCGGTCATCAAACGGGTTTTGGAAATGGATCTTTTAAGTGAACACGTTGTGATAACCGGAGGGGTGGTGGCCTATAATCCTTATTTGAAGGTTATATTGGAAGAGCACCTTCATCGGCCGGTCTGGGTTCCCAGGTATCCACAGCTTACCGGGGCCATCGGGGCCGCTTTGTTTGCCCGGGAAACGTTTACAAACAAGTAGTGAACGCGGATAATTAAATAGTATAAAAATTTGTCTTTGGACGCAGATGAACTCGGATCGGCAAAAGGCCGATCGTGCAGATTGCCAAGATTTTGAATATAAAGAACGAATAGAATATTTATTATCTGCGGCTATCGGCGAAAATCGGCGTCCTAATTTATTTTCCCGAAACGAAAAGGAGGAGAGATCATGACCAAAAGTAACTGGATGCCAATGGGAACGATACTCAAGATGAATGCCATCAACTTTCCGGACAAGCTGGGATGGCAGGATAAATCCAAGGAGTTTACCTTTAAACAATGGAACGATCGCTCCTGCCGATTGGCCAACGGTCTTAGAAATCTGGGAGTGCAACCCAAAGACCGTTTCGGGGTCCTGGCTTATAACCGGGGGGAGTGGATGGATATCTATGCCGGGGCGGCCAAGGGCGGACAGATCGTCGTCCCCCTGATGTTCCGGTTGGCCGGACCGGACATAGAATTTATCGTCAATCATTCGGAATGTAAAGGGTTGATCGTCGAAGAGCCCTTTGTCGAACTGATCAACGGGATCAAAAACAAACTGGCCATTCCTGAAAATGCCTATGTTTTTTTGGGGGATGGTCCTGTGCCGGGCGGGTATGTGGGCTATGAAGACTGGTTGTCCCAATCCTCCCCGGAAGAATCGGATTATCTGGTTGATGCCGCTGATCCCTGGACCTTTATGTACACCTCCGGGACCACCGGCCGTCCCAAAGGGGTGGTCCGGTCCCACGAGAGCTATCTGGCCCAGTATTACCTGAACAATATCAACATGGGGACCCGGACTACCGACAAGGTGATGCTGGTTATGCCCATGTGCCATGTCAATTCCATTTTCTATTCTTTCCCCTTTACCCTGTTAACGGCCCCGGTTTTTGTCTACAACATGGTTTCCTTCGACCCGGAGGATCTCCTGCGCACCATTGATCAATACAAGATCACCTTCACCTCTCTGGTGCCTACCCATTACATCATGATCCTGTCCCTGCCCGAGGAGATTAAAAAAAGCCTTGATGTCTCATCTATCCGGCAGCTCCTGATTTCTTCGGCTCCGGCCCGGAAAGAACTCAAACTGGCTATTATGGAATATTTTAAAAATGCCGAACTGTGGGAAGCCTACGGGTCCACCGAGGGCGGTCTGGTGACCCTGCTCCGACCGGAAGACCAATTCAAAAAATTAGGTTCCATCGGCCGTGAAATTTTCGGAACCGACCGGATCCGGATTTTGGATGAAAATCGTCAGCCGGTGCCGGATGGCCAGGTGGGGGAGCTTTTTTACCGGACCCCCATGCTTTTCACCGAATACTGGAAGGCACCGGAAAAGACCGAAGAAGCCTTTGACAACGGCTGGTCTTCTGCCGGGGACATGGTCCGTCGCGATGAAGACGGCTATTACGCCCTGGTGGATCGGAAGGCCAATATGATCATTACCGGAGGAGAGAATGTCTATCCTTCCGAAGTGGAAAATGTGGTGGGCAGCCACCCGGCGGTGAAGGATGTGGCCGTTATCGGCATACCGGACAAGAAATGGGGTGAGGCCATCAAGGCTATCGTGATCCTCCATGAAGGC includes these proteins:
- a CDS encoding AMP-binding protein, translating into MTKSNWMPMGTILKMNAINFPDKLGWQDKSKEFTFKQWNDRSCRLANGLRNLGVQPKDRFGVLAYNRGEWMDIYAGAAKGGQIVVPLMFRLAGPDIEFIVNHSECKGLIVEEPFVELINGIKNKLAIPENAYVFLGDGPVPGGYVGYEDWLSQSSPEESDYLVDAADPWTFMYTSGTTGRPKGVVRSHESYLAQYYLNNINMGTRTTDKVMLVMPMCHVNSIFYSFPFTLLTAPVFVYNMVSFDPEDLLRTIDQYKITFTSLVPTHYIMILSLPEEIKKSLDVSSIRQLLISSAPARKELKLAIMEYFKNAELWEAYGSTEGGLVTLLRPEDQFKKLGSIGREIFGTDRIRILDENRQPVPDGQVGELFYRTPMLFTEYWKAPEKTEEAFDNGWSSAGDMVRRDEDGYYALVDRKANMIITGGENVYPSEVENVVGSHPAVKDVAVIGIPDKKWGEAIKAIVILHEGYKSSPDLAKEIMDHCKGKIAGFKKPKTLDFISDAEMPRTGTGKILHRILREKYGKWSDQG
- a CDS encoding ATPase — protein: MIYAGVDVGSSTTKVVLMGQEKNLLGWSVQRSGTDFAAVAEACLKQALRQAGLAVNPKEIKTISTGYGRKNVGYTDGDKTEISCHARGCYYYFPEAITIIDIGGQDNKVIQLDEKGRRINFKMNRKCAAGTGAFLEEMALRLNIPLEDLNDLARQSREAVELGSFCTVFTATEVLEKIRHGKKVADIVKGLFLSVIKRVLEMDLLSEHVVITGGVVAYNPYLKVILEEHLHRPVWVPRYPQLTGAIGAALFARETFTNK
- a CDS encoding FAD-binding oxidoreductase, producing the protein MGYIEELKAIVGEDNVHTGKIDCFSVSRDLSVHEGFPEAIVFARTTEEVVGVVRIAGAHKIPVTPRGAGTSVTGASLASKGGILLDLSRMNKIKELNKNDRYVIVEPGIVCNALNAQLEPTHFFPPDPGSAPICTVGGMIACNASGVRAVKYGTTRDYVMGLEVVLADGRVIHTGSLAPKTAAGYDLTHLFASSEGTLGIITAATLKILAKPPYIAFAKATFPSVKAAGDAVEKMLTSGIRPSSCEILDDMSIEVVKQAMNLEFAPEVKCILFIEIDGHKLEVQDYITRIDVICQEAGGLGNEWSDDPAKRLVMWSARQGLTPSLSRIKPGYRLMPIVEDFGVPISQIPATIAAIQEVGRKNNIPVATFGHIGDGNLHAVIIIDVRKQEEWETMRKVAQGFVDLTLKFNGTLTAEHGLGMAKSPYIKTELGNSLEVMEGIKQTLDPGNILNPGKMGFQDSILDIFDQFAFAHLVEHPEDRQSFGEKIDNEILACIQCGFCRGGCPTYGQTGLESMNARGRVLMAFSLMSGRLQPSEEMATRLFQCTNCLNCKFTCPSRVEVADIVQAARKRLVDSGLLPPVFQSSGKSIAQYGNPFGEPREKRTDVFPAGFIPAQKGAEVLLFGSCVGSYQDINLIPNLMTILDKAGISYSALGQEEDCCGYLSYLVGAEEDFRKCVQANTQKFADLGVKEIVTSCPGCFRTLSKLYPAYGGAGDIKVHHVVTYLKELMGQGKIPLKESSPMVVAYHDPCDLGRHMQVFEEPRDILKQIPGVQLNEFKMNRLLAKCCGSGGGVKGFDNPLSQEIAYQRVLQALEVGAEVIVSACPSCKSNLTQGAARLRKEKKGKIKVKDITEVIANALA
- the gcvH gene encoding glycine cleavage system protein GcvH, with protein sequence MEIEGYFFPDDLWYDKNHFWARIDGDQVVMGTTDFAQKLAGDIGYVEIPEEGQKVQQGKPFGSIESGKWVGRIYAVFSGKVTVVNEALEDEPELINSSPYDQGWICQIAPENLEAEKGNLMPASELKPFIEAEMARVKDLMNK
- a CDS encoding CoB--CoM heterodisulfide reductase iron-sulfur subunit B family protein, whose amino-acid sequence is MKYAFFLGCTVPVRNLNYELSARLVARKLGMELVDLEAFQCCGFPLKSINFFESLVIAAANLALAEQAALPVCTLCSACGGSLSEADHLLRHNSPLKEQVNDRLKVLGLEYQGTGEVKHFIRILYEDLGLEKIKEKIVRPLTGFSFAPHYGCHYFKPAETAGGIDPVETPQSLSRLIEATGAEALAYETLLNCCGGSILGAKEDLANTLAGQKLAEVNRLGATGLVLICPFCNVMFEGQQKKIEKKLEQKLKVPVLYYPQLLGLALGAGPDELGFKLNRIKDKEFLKYFDKEV
- a CDS encoding 2-hydroxyacyl-CoA dehydratase, translated to MKEFQSSKLLKKIMADHFLDMDRAAKEGNPKIAWCTSVGPAELLRGMGFLVYFPENHGAMLGATRMATDFIPSTNALGYSPDICSYLTCDIGSYLKKTTPLQKAYGIQSVPKPDVLVYNTNQCRDVKDWFSWYARELKVPLIGVHSFRNIGTITQYEIQDIAEQIKGLIPTLEAVSGRKFDMDRFKETVRLSRDCSRLWRATLETAAAVPSPWTFFDATIHMAPAVVARGTQEAVDYYQTLIPELKQRIADGVAAVDGERHRLYWEGMPIWGKLRPLSELLASLKTCVVASTYCNSWIFDQLDPDEPFESMGRAYTELFIVRDEAYKERYIESCHQLFKFDGILFHDAKTCPNNSNNRYGMPERLAKKLGLSTLTINGDLCDLRCYSEEQAKTQIEAFIEQLEER